In a genomic window of Bordetella petrii:
- a CDS encoding MOSC N-terminal beta barrel domain-containing protein — protein MSASAFQPVAECGDTSQPQAQPYHKRWLVANDAGTWLNRALCPRLAEIAIELRLGYLVLRAPGMLRMDIPLDVIEDDDSVRYQIRLGEQTVDVVDEGDLAAAWLSNFLQIPCRLLKVHPDMAEVQWPA, from the coding sequence ATGAGCGCATCCGCCTTCCAGCCTGTCGCCGAATGCGGCGACACCTCCCAGCCGCAAGCCCAGCCGTATCACAAGCGCTGGCTGGTGGCCAACGATGCCGGCACCTGGCTGAACCGCGCGCTGTGCCCGCGGCTGGCCGAGATCGCCATCGAACTGCGGCTGGGCTATCTGGTCTTGCGGGCGCCGGGCATGTTGCGCATGGACATTCCGCTGGACGTCATCGAAGACGACGACAGCGTGCGCTATCAGATACGCCTGGGCGAACAAACCGTGGACGTGGTCGACGAAGGCGACCTGGCCGCGGCTTGGCTGTCGAACTTCCTGCAGATTCCTTGCCGGCTGCTCAAGGTGCATCCGGACATGGCCGAAGTGCAGTGGCCGGCGTGA
- a CDS encoding AsmA family protein, translating into MKTWFKRILIGLVVLVVVAVVGLAIFLLTFDPNAYKYKLEELVQERYHRTLAIDGELELSLFPRIGLSVQGVSLSEVDSPDTFASIESMRLAVAVWPLLSSNLVVDHVAINGFKARVVRDKNGHLNFENLVGGGAANTLEPAGPATAAVGAMAGAAQAIATGGAAAPATMQIDIAGLDLQAGELQLQDEISGMAVAVTNLNANTGRVTYNQPFDVSLSARVEGGNPRIDANLTGQGLLTLDPLAKRFAAQKLDVRMDGNVLGAEAKSLAARGNLAFNGRTSSLDVAGLEIVFQGDVPDPATPMKGVEASVAIPKLAIDPHKLQLQIEKLAVRAKGSLTGGPFELAADAPALNISPSSATGQALTGRVRLQGLDASFGLNGISGNASELDIKEIKLDSTLTQGERVVKAVFSSPATFNLWQRAIGLSAMKGDVNITDPGLPKGSLQIPVIGSMNANLQKDEAGAKINAVLEGGKFDLMADIKKLSEVPDITFALAVDTLDLDKLAPPVPVAAPKAPAGDGKPADASKPAAKPASAPAAAPVADSAIDLSALVGPTANGTIKIGQLVVRGLKASELTAKLKLDKGKLDISTLAAALYGGKLGGTMSVDAANGNQVAAKMTLAGIDIGPLLSDLVQQSALTGTGSLALDLKTAGSNSYALTTGLNGSMQLRLRDGAVRGINIAQTLRELKAAFTGEAGDPTLAADRTRQTDFTSLEADLAFVKGVATAKRLDMASPLLRVSEGNPATIDFVQNSLNFVAKVRVVNTSTGQDGKDLEELKGITIPVLISGPFDKLAYTVQWRDVAGTALKRSLEKKLKEAVEKKAGDGSLSPQLDKALKGLLGK; encoded by the coding sequence ATGAAAACGTGGTTCAAGCGCATATTGATAGGCCTGGTGGTGCTGGTTGTCGTGGCCGTCGTCGGCCTGGCCATCTTTTTGCTCACGTTCGACCCCAACGCCTATAAGTACAAGCTCGAAGAGCTGGTCCAGGAACGTTACCACCGGACCCTCGCCATCGACGGCGAACTCGAGCTGTCGCTGTTTCCGCGCATCGGCCTGTCGGTGCAGGGCGTGTCGCTGTCCGAGGTCGACAGCCCCGACACCTTTGCTTCCATTGAAAGCATGCGCCTGGCGGTGGCCGTGTGGCCGCTGCTGTCCAGCAACCTGGTGGTCGACCACGTGGCCATCAATGGGTTCAAGGCGCGCGTGGTGCGCGACAAGAACGGGCACCTGAATTTCGAAAACCTGGTGGGCGGGGGCGCCGCCAACACGCTGGAGCCTGCCGGTCCGGCCACGGCCGCCGTGGGCGCCATGGCGGGCGCCGCCCAGGCCATCGCCACGGGCGGCGCGGCGGCGCCGGCGACCATGCAGATCGACATCGCGGGGCTCGACCTGCAGGCCGGCGAACTGCAATTGCAGGACGAAATCTCGGGCATGGCGGTAGCGGTCACCAACCTTAACGCCAATACCGGCCGCGTTACCTACAACCAGCCGTTCGACGTCAGCCTGTCGGCGCGGGTCGAAGGCGGCAACCCGCGCATCGACGCGAATCTTACCGGCCAGGGTCTGCTGACGCTCGATCCGCTGGCCAAGCGCTTTGCCGCGCAGAAGCTCGATGTGCGCATGGACGGCAACGTGCTGGGCGCCGAAGCCAAGAGCCTGGCCGCGCGCGGCAACCTGGCCTTCAACGGCCGCACGTCGTCGCTGGATGTGGCCGGGCTTGAAATCGTCTTCCAGGGCGATGTGCCCGATCCCGCCACGCCCATGAAGGGCGTCGAAGCCAGCGTGGCCATTCCGAAACTGGCCATCGATCCGCACAAGCTGCAGCTGCAGATCGAAAAGCTGGCAGTGCGCGCCAAGGGTTCGCTGACCGGCGGTCCCTTCGAGCTGGCGGCTGACGCCCCGGCGCTGAATATTTCGCCGTCTTCGGCCACCGGGCAGGCCCTGACCGGCCGGGTGCGCCTGCAGGGGCTGGACGCCAGCTTCGGCCTGAACGGCATCAGCGGCAACGCCAGCGAGCTCGACATCAAGGAAATCAAGCTCGACAGCACGCTTACCCAGGGCGAGCGCGTGGTCAAGGCGGTGTTCAGTTCGCCGGCCACCTTCAACCTGTGGCAGCGCGCCATCGGCCTGTCGGCCATGAAGGGCGACGTCAACATTACCGACCCCGGCCTGCCCAAAGGCAGCCTGCAGATTCCGGTAATCGGCAGCATGAACGCCAATTTGCAGAAGGACGAAGCCGGCGCCAAGATCAACGCCGTGCTCGAAGGCGGCAAGTTCGACCTCATGGCCGACATCAAGAAGTTGTCCGAGGTGCCCGACATTACCTTCGCCCTGGCGGTGGATACGCTCGACCTCGACAAGCTGGCCCCGCCGGTTCCGGTGGCCGCGCCCAAGGCGCCGGCCGGGGACGGCAAGCCGGCCGATGCGTCCAAGCCGGCGGCCAAGCCCGCTTCCGCGCCGGCCGCGGCGCCGGTGGCCGACAGCGCCATCGACCTGTCGGCCCTGGTGGGCCCCACCGCCAACGGCACCATCAAGATCGGCCAGTTGGTGGTGCGCGGCCTGAAGGCCAGCGAGCTCACCGCCAAGCTCAAGCTCGACAAGGGCAAGCTCGATATCTCCACGCTGGCCGCTGCGCTGTATGGCGGCAAGCTGGGCGGCACCATGTCGGTCGACGCGGCCAACGGCAACCAGGTGGCGGCCAAGATGACGCTGGCCGGCATCGACATTGGCCCGCTACTGTCCGATCTGGTGCAGCAAAGCGCCCTGACCGGCACGGGCAGCCTGGCGCTCGACCTCAAGACGGCGGGTTCCAATTCGTACGCCCTGACTACCGGCCTGAACGGCAGCATGCAACTGCGCCTGCGCGATGGCGCGGTGCGCGGCATCAACATTGCCCAGACGTTGCGCGAACTGAAGGCCGCCTTCACTGGCGAAGCCGGCGACCCCACCCTCGCCGCCGATCGCACCCGCCAGACCGATTTCACATCGCTCGAAGCCGACCTGGCTTTCGTGAAGGGAGTGGCCACGGCCAAGCGGCTCGACATGGCATCGCCGCTGCTGCGCGTGTCCGAAGGCAATCCCGCCACCATCGATTTCGTCCAGAACAGCTTGAATTTCGTGGCCAAGGTTCGGGTGGTCAACACCAGCACCGGGCAAGACGGCAAAGACCTCGAAGAACTCAAGGGCATCACCATTCCGGTGCTGATCAGCGGCCCGTTCGACAAGCTGGCCTATACCGTGCAATGGCGCGACGTGGCTGGCACGGCGCTCAAGCGCAGTCTCGAGAAAAAGCTGAAAGAAGCCGTAGAAAAAAAGGCCGGCGACGGCAGTCTGTCTCCACAACTCGATAAAGCACTGAAAGGACTCCTGGGCAAATGA
- a CDS encoding adenosine deaminase, producing MNNLAEFPRQKLPQLLRAMPKAELHVHIEGTLEPELIFALAQRNGIALPYTSVEALRAAYAFTDLQSFLDIYYAGAGVLQHEQDFFDLAMAYFRRAAADRIVHAELFFDPQTHTARGVPIQTVIAGLARACNTAEAELGISSALILCFLRHLSEADAFQTLEQALPYRQHFIGVGLDSGERGNPPEKFARVFARCRELGLHIVAHAGEEGPAQYIRDALDLLGAQRIDHGVRCVEDTQLVERLARQRIPLTVCPLSNVKLRVFDTLAAHNMATLLGAGLCVTVNSDDPAYFGGYLNQNFLETFNALPDLDAGHAIQLALNSFEASFVPEDRKARWRAELSRTVQQVAQ from the coding sequence ATGAATAACCTAGCCGAATTTCCTCGCCAGAAACTGCCCCAGCTGCTGCGGGCCATGCCCAAAGCCGAGTTGCACGTGCACATCGAGGGCACCCTGGAGCCCGAGCTCATCTTCGCCCTGGCGCAGCGCAATGGCATCGCCCTGCCCTACACCAGCGTCGAGGCGCTGCGCGCGGCCTACGCCTTCACCGACCTGCAGAGCTTCCTGGATATCTATTACGCCGGGGCCGGCGTGCTGCAGCACGAACAAGACTTCTTCGACCTGGCCATGGCGTATTTCCGGCGCGCGGCGGCCGACCGCATCGTCCACGCCGAACTGTTTTTCGACCCGCAAACCCACACCGCCCGCGGCGTGCCCATACAGACGGTGATAGCCGGCCTGGCGCGGGCCTGTAACACGGCCGAAGCGGAGCTGGGCATCAGCAGCGCGCTGATCCTGTGCTTCCTGCGGCACCTGAGCGAAGCCGATGCCTTCCAGACGCTGGAGCAGGCGTTGCCCTATCGCCAGCATTTCATTGGCGTGGGGCTCGACAGCGGCGAACGCGGCAACCCGCCGGAGAAGTTCGCCCGCGTGTTCGCGCGCTGCCGCGAACTGGGCCTGCACATCGTCGCGCACGCCGGCGAAGAAGGCCCCGCGCAGTACATCCGCGACGCGCTCGACCTGCTGGGCGCGCAGCGCATCGACCATGGCGTGCGCTGCGTCGAAGACACGCAACTGGTCGAGCGCCTGGCCCGCCAGCGCATTCCGCTGACCGTGTGCCCCCTGTCGAACGTGAAACTGCGCGTGTTCGACACCCTGGCCGCGCACAACATGGCCACGCTGCTCGGCGCGGGCCTGTGCGTCACGGTGAACTCCGACGACCCGGCCTATTTCGGCGGCTACCTGAACCAGAACTTCCTGGAAACCTTCAACGCGCTGCCCGACCTGGACGCCGGCCACGCCATACAACTGGCCCTGAACAGCTTCGAAGCCAGCTTCGTGCCCGAAGACCGCAAGGCGCGCTGGCGCGCCGAGCTGTCGCGCACGGTGCAACAGGTGGCCCAATAG
- a CDS encoding MarR family winged helix-turn-helix transcriptional regulator produces the protein MPQEQQGLQIIQHLGQTYRAMQAAFSSRVGHALPRWRILLTLHECGQCSQKMLAERCRLDPASLTRLLQAMQQQGWVTRSADPNDNRVTNASLTAAGQAVVNAAMPRRAAFFEESLQGLSNEEIQALTHALDTLERNFAQAALPRTQGG, from the coding sequence TTGCCTCAAGAACAACAAGGCCTGCAGATTATCCAGCACCTGGGCCAGACCTACCGCGCCATGCAGGCGGCCTTCAGCAGCCGCGTAGGCCATGCCCTGCCCCGCTGGCGCATTTTGCTGACGCTGCATGAATGCGGACAGTGTTCGCAGAAAATGCTGGCCGAGCGCTGCCGCCTCGACCCCGCTTCGCTCACCCGCCTGCTGCAAGCCATGCAACAGCAGGGCTGGGTCACGCGCAGCGCCGATCCGAACGACAACCGCGTCACCAACGCCAGCCTGACGGCGGCCGGCCAGGCCGTGGTGAACGCGGCCATGCCGCGCCGCGCGGCCTTCTTCGAAGAATCGCTGCAGGGCTTGTCCAACGAGGAAATCCAGGCCCTGACGCACGCGCTGGACACGCTGGAACGCAATTTCGCGCAGGCAGCCCTGCCGCGCACCCAGGGCGGCTGA